A single region of the Trichocoleus desertorum ATA4-8-CV12 genome encodes:
- the trmL gene encoding tRNA (uridine(34)/cytosine(34)/5-carboxymethylaminomethyluridine(34)-2'-O)-methyltransferase TrmL produces MPQVVLVHPQIPQNTGNIARTCAATGTELHLVAPLGFEITDRYLKRAGLDYWPYVKLHYHSSMEVFAAQVEQRGGQLLGFSTRGSCSYIEHPYQSNDWLLFGSETQGLPAEVLTTCDRLLRIPMAEPQVRSLNLSVSVAIGLFEARRQLGHLNF; encoded by the coding sequence ATGCCTCAAGTTGTCTTAGTTCATCCGCAAATTCCCCAAAATACAGGCAATATCGCTAGAACTTGCGCTGCTACTGGCACAGAGCTGCATTTAGTTGCCCCATTAGGCTTTGAAATCACCGATCGCTACTTAAAGCGGGCTGGGTTGGACTACTGGCCTTACGTTAAGTTGCACTATCACAGTTCAATGGAAGTTTTTGCAGCCCAGGTTGAGCAACGGGGAGGCCAGCTACTAGGCTTTAGCACTCGTGGAAGTTGTAGCTATATTGAGCATCCGTACCAATCGAACGACTGGCTTTTATTTGGCAGCGAAACTCAAGGATTACCAGCAGAGGTTCTAACGACTTGCGATCGCCTGCTCCGCATTCCTATGGCAGAACCTCAGGTTCGCAGCCTGAATCTATCCGTTAGTGTAGCGATCGGACTATTTGAAGCTCGTCGCCAATTGGGCCACCTCAACTTTTAG
- the gshA gene encoding glutamate--cysteine ligase, with protein sequence MLLSKGFEVEMYTGTPQGDVVGLSDKIVAALDGFVREPDSRNVEYTTAPLCRYERLLGDLVRPRVALRRYLKQLGDYTIFPGSTLSLGGSDRFCRSDSGNPYHGYIERTYGTKVVTASIHINVGIAEPELLMRACRLIRLEAPLYLALSASSPFLDGQATGYHSTRWGLFPKTPAHVPLFESHAHFIQWTEAQLVAGTMQNVRHLWDSVRPNGDRRPYNLNRLELRICDLVSDPIALLAITALLEARLQQLIADPNLDPLTSSTLPATTRAEDLIELTNTNEAAVARNSLDAELRHWQDGRTILARDWIEQLYQEIWPIAKQQGFSCFLLPLKKILREGNEAQQWLKLHESGLDSRTVIRQAIQAMAEQEKALEVELCQPLAA encoded by the coding sequence GTGCTGCTATCAAAAGGTTTTGAAGTAGAGATGTATACAGGGACCCCCCAGGGTGACGTTGTGGGGTTGTCTGACAAAATTGTGGCAGCCTTAGATGGGTTTGTCCGAGAGCCTGATAGCCGCAATGTTGAGTACACCACTGCGCCTCTATGTCGCTACGAGCGGTTACTCGGCGACTTGGTACGTCCTCGCGTGGCACTACGACGCTATCTCAAGCAGTTGGGGGACTACACCATCTTCCCAGGTAGCACTTTGTCCTTAGGTGGCAGCGATCGCTTTTGCCGATCCGATTCGGGCAATCCTTACCACGGCTATATTGAGCGCACTTACGGCACCAAGGTGGTCACAGCCAGCATTCACATCAACGTTGGCATTGCTGAGCCAGAACTGCTGATGCGAGCTTGCCGTTTGATTCGCTTAGAAGCTCCTCTCTATCTGGCTTTGAGCGCGTCTTCTCCCTTCTTGGACGGACAAGCGACAGGCTACCACTCTACTCGTTGGGGACTCTTTCCTAAAACTCCCGCTCATGTACCCCTATTTGAAAGTCATGCTCATTTCATTCAGTGGACGGAAGCTCAGCTCGTAGCTGGCACGATGCAAAATGTCCGTCACCTATGGGACTCTGTCCGCCCGAATGGCGATCGCCGTCCTTACAATCTCAACCGCCTCGAACTAAGAATTTGTGATTTAGTTTCGGACCCGATCGCCCTTCTCGCCATTACGGCTCTTTTAGAAGCCCGCTTGCAACAGCTCATTGCTGACCCCAATCTCGATCCGCTCACATCTAGTACCTTACCCGCTACAACTCGCGCCGAAGATTTGATTGAACTGACGAATACTAACGAAGCTGCGGTAGCCCGAAACAGCCTAGATGCAGAGCTTAGACATTGGCAAGACGGCAGAACAATTTTGGCGCGAGATTGGATTGAGCAGCTCTATCAAGAAATATGGCCGATCGCCAAGCAGCAAGGATTTAGTTGTTTTCTCCTACCGTTGAAAAAAATCTTGCGAGAAGGAAACGAAGCGCAACAGTGGCTAAAACTCCACGAATCAGGACTAGATAGCCGTACGGTGATTCGCCAAGCAATTCAAGCTATGGCAGAACAGGAAAAAGCCTTGGAAGTAGAGTTGTGCCAACCGCTGGCCGCTTAG